A region from the Triticum urartu cultivar G1812 chromosome 1, Tu2.1, whole genome shotgun sequence genome encodes:
- the LOC125526972 gene encoding uncharacterized protein LOC125526972 — protein sequence MDRPAIYAPPFEAIARRSGVDPENAAPAVRVHPSRRKGEDICRKEEICPDWDSLGLRKDWMQVRNAIKKMEMRKIQRKETKNRGGENRGQPEVGGMDRIKDKIQSLRRDLGRSWIGRKDRLELLPPGDPPDRGREKDLEMITIPDTAISRDHIPIAGPEQVARTGSAPMGYKTQDQGHVACTIPRPPPAIATGLSMESLMSKGKGAMSESEVPPKRSEGGRSERVVLHGGSSHGHGGAIDALSVPEEAMIPTPRVGAVGDAADPKLPAIICGQIKEAVELDLSAEKAAMRTRWIAVGLFLSPQAFGTEGLFREMKSKWGLRGRLTYSPLKNNRYLMEFEREGDRRHILNNGPWTHKGDAFLMVAVDGSQRPADVEVAHMPIWVRVHDTPPIMMSERVAWKVGAELGEVLAVDCDKEGKIWGDYIRIRIKHDVDVPLCSDVTFHEKSENDFYCLEVKYERVPRFCGYCGLIGHGQHNCKLPVDL from the coding sequence ATGGACCGCCCCGCAATTTACGCTCCCCCTTTCGAGGCGATCGCGAGGCGATCGGGGGTAGATCCCGAGAATGCCGCGCCGGCGGTGAGAGTTCACCCTTCCCGGAGGAAGGGCGAGGATATCTGTAGGAAGGAAGAGATATGCCCCGATTGGGATTCATTAGGATTGAGAAAGGATTGGATGCAGGTAAGGAATGCGATCAAGAAGATGGAGATGAGGAAAATCCAAAGGAAGGAAACTAAGAATCGGGGCGGGGAAAATCGGGGCCAACCGGAGGTGGGGGGTATGGATCGAATCAAAGACAAGATTCAGAGCTTGAGAAGGGATCTGGGGCGCTCGTGGATTGGGAGAAAGGATAGGCTGGAACTATTACCGCCGGGAGATCCGCCGGACAGAGGAAGAGAAAAGGATTTGGAGATGATTACCATCCCTGATACAGCGATATCACGAGATCACATACCAATTGCAGGGCCAGAGCAAGTCGCCAGGACCGGATCTGCACCGATGGGGTATAAAACCCAGGATCAAGGGCATGTAGCATGTACTATTCCTCGACCTCCACCTGCGATTGCCACCGGCTTGTCCATGGAGAGCCTCATGAGCAAGGGCAAGGGCGCCATGAGTGAAAGTGAGGTGCCACCCAAGCGGTCGGAGGGAGGAAGATCGGAAAGGGTCGTGCTGCACGGTGGCTCATCCCATGGCCATGGGGGTGCGATCGACGCCCTGTCTGTCCCAGAGGAGGCCATGATCCCGACGCCCAGAGTGGGGGCCGTCGGGGATGCTGCTGATCCCAAGCTTCCTGCCATCATCTGCGGGCAGATCAAGGAGGCTGTGGAACTAGACCTGTCTGCGGAGAAGGCGGCAATGCGCACCCGCTGGATCGCAGTGGGCCTCTTCTTGTCGCCACAAGCCTTCGGCACTGAAGGTTTGTTCCGAGAGATGAAGAGCAAGTGGGGCTTGAGGGGACGGCTAACCTACTCCCCACTCAAGAACAACCGCTACCTGATGGAGTTTGAGCGGGAAGGAGATCGCCGGCACATCCTCAACAACGGCCCCTGGACTCACAAGGGAGATGCTTTCCTGATGGTGGCAGTGGATGGTAGCCAGAGACCGGCTGATGTTGAAGTCGCTCACATGCCAATATGGGTACGTGTTCACGACACTCCTCCCATCATGATGTCAGAAAGAGTTGCATGGAAGGTGGGTGCAGAGCTAGGAGAGGTCCTGGCTGTGGACTGTGACAAGGAAGGTAAAATTTGGGGGGACTACATTAGAATCCGTATCAAGCACGATGTAGATGTGCCTCTCTGTAGTGATGTAACTTTCCATGAGAAGTCAGAGAACGATTTCTATTGCTTAGAGGTTAAGTATGAGAGAGTGCCTCGATTCTGTGGGTACTGTGGTCTcatagggcatggacaacacaacTGTAAGCTGCCTGTTGACCTCTAA